A portion of the Macaca nemestrina isolate mMacNem1 chromosome 19, mMacNem.hap1, whole genome shotgun sequence genome contains these proteins:
- the LOC105489346 gene encoding uncharacterized protein isoform X2 — protein MRINEYEITATARQLREGLERAGVRGVPPWAPQRHLLPFPAPSRPPSSASADAAHADHSRARRTPGLRRPSRPVTHTRAAAGARVKDCGGKKPWHTTQDS, from the exons ATGCGAATCAATGAATACGAAATAACTGCAACCGCCAGGCAGCTCCGGGAAGGGCTGGAGCGTGCGGGGGTGCGGGGAGTCCCTCCCTGGGCGCCGCAACGGCACCTCCTCCCTTTCCCGGCTCCGTCCCGCcctccttcctcggcctctgCGGACGCGGCCCACGCAGACCACAGCCGAGCTCGCCGGACCCCGGGACTACGGAGGCCATCCCGTCCGGTCACGCACACCCGCGCCGCGGCTGGGGCTCGGGTTAAGGACTGTGGCGGGAAGAAGCCGTG GCATACGACTCAGGATTCATAA
- the LOC105489346 gene encoding uncharacterized protein isoform X1, which translates to MRINEYEITATARQLREGLERAGVRGVPPWAPQRHLLPFPAPSRPPSSASADAAHADHSRARRTPGLRRPSRPVTHTRAAAGARVKDCGGKKPWLECSDVIIAHRFCLPNS; encoded by the exons ATGCGAATCAATGAATACGAAATAACTGCAACCGCCAGGCAGCTCCGGGAAGGGCTGGAGCGTGCGGGGGTGCGGGGAGTCCCTCCCTGGGCGCCGCAACGGCACCTCCTCCCTTTCCCGGCTCCGTCCCGCcctccttcctcggcctctgCGGACGCGGCCCACGCAGACCACAGCCGAGCTCGCCGGACCCCGGGACTACGGAGGCCATCCCGTCCGGTCACGCACACCCGCGCCGCGGCTGGGGCTCGGGTTAAGGACTGTGGCGGGAAGAAGCCGTG gctggagtgtagtgatgtgatcatagctcaccgcttCTGCCTTCctaatagctga
- the LOC105489347 gene encoding neuropilin and tolloid-like protein 1 isoform X5, with protein MIHGRSVLHIVASLIILHLSGATKKGTEKQTTSETQKSMQCGTWTKHAEGGIFTSPNYPSKYPPDRECIYIIEAAPRQCIELYFDEKYSIEPSWECKFDHIEVRDGPFGFSPIIGRFCGQQNPPVIKSSGRFLWIKFFADGELESMGFSARYNFTPGKIKE; from the exons ATGATCCATGGGCGCAGCGTGCTTCACA ttGTAGCAAGTTTAATCATCCTCCATTTGTCTGGGGCAACCAAGAAAGGAACAG aaaagcaaaccaCCTCAGAAACACAGAAGTCAATGCAGTGTGGAACTTGGACAAAACATGCAGAGGGAGGTATCTTTACCTCTCCCAACTATCCCAGCAAGTATCCCCCTGACCGGGAATGCATCTACATCATAGAAG CTGCTCCAAGACAGTGCATTGAACTTTACTTTGATGAAAAGTACTCTATTGAACCATCTTGGGAGTGCAAATTTGATCATATTGAAGTTCGTGATGGACCTTTTGGCTTTTCTCCAATAATTGGACGTTTCTGTGGACAACAAAATCCACCTGTAATAAAATCCAGTGGAAGATTTCTATGGATTAAATTTTTTGCTGATGGAGAGCTGGAATCTATGGGATTTTCAGCTCGATACAATTTCACACCTG